The nucleotide window GGGGAAGCTGCTCTGCCTGATGTACCTGCTCTCCGGCCAGGACCTGCACCACGAGAACCTGATCGCCGTCGGGGAGCACCCGGTGCTCATCGACCTGGAGGTGCTGCTGCGCGCCGCCACCCGCGACGAGGGGGTGGGCGAGCCCGTGCAGGCCCGCTTCTGGGACGGGATGCAGCACTCCGTGATGGCCGCCGGGCTCCTCCCGCAGCTCCACGGCCGTCCGGACGGCTCCACCTTCGCCGGGGGCGGCTTCGTCGCCAGCGACCTGGACCCGGGCCGCGCGAACGTCGCCACCCTGGCCGGCGCGCCCGCCCCCGGCGACCCCGCCGCCCCGGTGGAGCGCGGCTTCCGCGACATGTTCCGCACCCTGCAGAAGAGGCGCGCCGAGCTGCTGGCGCCCGGCGGGCCGCTGGAGGCGTTCCGCGCCAACCGGGTGCGGGTGATCCTGCGCTCCACCTCCGTCTACGGCTCGCTCCTGCAGCGCACGCTCACCCCGCGCTTCCTGGAGTGCGGCGTGGAGCGCAGCGTGGAGATCGACGTCCTGGTGCGCCCCGCGCTGCGCCGGCCCGAGCGGCCCCGGCTGTGGCCCGCCTTCCGCGACGAGGCGGCCGCCCTGCACGGCATGGACGTTCCGTCGTTCCACATGGGGGTCGGCGCCACCGCGCTCCCCACCGCCGCCGGCGAGGTCCCCGACTTCGCGGAGGAGCCGGGGCTCGCGCGCGCGGCCGCCCGGCTGGCGGCCCTCGACGCGGCCGAGCGGGAGCGCCAGGCGCACTGCGTCCGGGTGGCCTTCACCGGGCACCGGCTGCGGCGGGAGTGGGCCGAGCGCGCCCGCGCGGCCGGCGCCGCGCCGAGCGCGCCCGCAGCGGAGGCGCTCGGCGCGGCCCGCGAGGTCGCGCGCTGGCTGGAGTCGCTGGCGGTGCGCGGCGCGGGCGGCCCCGCCTGGCTGGCGCTGCACGACGGGGCCGCGGAGCTCGTCGGCCCCGGGCTGGCGCACGGCCGCGCCGGGATCGGGCTCTTCCTGGCCGCGCTGGCGGCGGTGGGCGGCGAGGCGCGCCACCGCCGCCTGGCGCTCGAGACGCTGGCCCCGCTCGCCGCCGCGGCGGGCGACCCCCGCGCCCTGGCGCGGCTCAGGGCGAAGCTCGGCCTGGGCGCCGCGGCGGGGATCGGCGGGGTCGCGTACGGGCTGCTCCGGGCGGGGACGCTCCTGGACGAGCCGCCGCTGGTGGAGGCCGCCCGGCGCGCCGCGGCCGCCGTGACCCGGCGGGCTGCCGCCGCCGCGGGCGAGCCGGACGTCTTCTCGGGCGCGGCCGGCGCGCTGCTGGCGCTCCTGGCGGTGCACGAGGCCACCGGCGACGCCCTGGCGCTGGAGCGGGCCGGCGACTGCGCGCGGCGCCTGCTGGCGGCCCGCGCGGCCGACCCGGCGACCGGGCTGCGCGCCTGGCCGCGCGCGGACGGACGGCTGGGGACGGGCTTCGGCCACGGCGCGGCGGGGATCGCGTACGCGCTGCTGCGGCTGCACGGGCACACGGCAGAGCCGGCCCTGGCCGAGGCGGCGGCCGAGGCGCACGCGTTCGAGGCCACGCTCTACCGGGAGGAGCTGGGGAACTGGCTGGACCACGCCGGGCAGCGCGGCGCCGCGCCCGCCGCCGACCTCCTCTGCGCCTGGTGCCACGGCGCCGCGGGGGTGGGACTGGGCCGCGCCGCCGCGCCGGGCGCGCTCGCCGGCCCGGGCGCGCGGGCGGACCTGGAGCGCGCGCTCGCCGCCGCCGCTCGGGCGAAGCCCGGCGGCCCCGCCACCCTCTGCTGCGGCGGCATGGGGCGCGCCGAGCTCCTGCTCTCGGCCGGACGGGCGCTCGGGCGCCCCGAGCTGGCGGAGCGCGCGCGCGAGCTGGGGCGCGAGGTGGCGCAGGGGGCGGCGCGGCGGGGCACCTTCGGCCACGCCACGCTGGACAGCGCCTTCACGCCGGGGCTGTTCCAGGGCGCGTCCGGGATCGGGTACCAGCTCCTGCGCCTGCACCACCCCGACCGTCTCCCCTCCGTCCTGCTCTGGGAGTAGCGCCGCCGCCGGGCCTCGTCCCGGCGCCAGGATCGGATGACGGGTCGGGATCCCGCGGAGACACGGAGGAACGGAGGACCCCCGCGAGTCCTCCGTTCCTCCGCGTCTGCGTTGAGAAGCTCCGATGCTCTACCTCGAACGACTCTCCGCGGGCCCGGGCGGGACCGGATCGGGCGCGGCGGGCTCGGCCGGGGCCCGCCGAAACCGCCCCGGCAATGGAGCGGCGGCTCTATCGCGTGGAGCCCCGGCTCCAGGCCGGGCTCCGGCCGTGGGTGACGTGATCCGCCAAGTGACGCGCCGATAAATACTTACGGATCTGCCGCCCGTGGTATCGCCGTTGCTTTGTCCCGACGCAGCCGAAACCCCATCCCCCACCCCCGGAGGAACCATGTCGGAGCACGAGAAGAACGTTCGCGGCGAGGAGCCGGAGTTGAGCGACGAGGCGCTGGAGCAGGTCGCCGGCGGCTGCGAGATCGACAGCCAGCTCCACGATCCGTTCACGCAGATGACCATCCCCACGCAGGACACTTTCTGCCGGTAAGCCGCGGCGGCCGCAGCGCGGCCCCGCTCCCCACGGGCGACGGTTTCCCTCCGCGCCCATCGACCCGCCGGGGCGCCGCCCCGGCCCGCCCACGGAGCCGAGACATGTCCGAGAACGAGAAGAACGCCCCCGAGGTTCGCGGCGAGGAGCCGGAGCTGAACGACGAGGCGCTGGAGCAGGTCGCCGGCGGCTGTCAGATCGACAGCCAGCTCTACGACACCGGCTGCTTCACCCTGCCGATGACCATCCCGACGGACTATCCGTGGGACATCCCCTGCGAGAGCTGAGCGGGCGAGACCGCGCCCGGAGCCCGGCCTTCGCGGGCCCCCGGGCCTGACCACACGCTGCGCCCGGGCCGTCCGCGGCCCGGGCACCCCCACAACCGATGGAGACGACGATGTCCGACCAGGAGAAGAGCCAGCCCAACGTCCGCGGCGAGGAGCCCGAGCTGAACGACGACGCGCTCGAGCAGGTCGCCGGCGGCTGCCAGGTGAACAGCGAGCTGCAGGACACCTTCGGCCCGCCGCCGTTCTACCCCGTGCTCGACAGCGGCATCGCCTGAGCCGCCTCCCGCGGCCGCAGGCTCCCCGCACGCGCCGGGCGTGGCTCACAGCCGCCCCGGCGCCGCTGCTTTCCCCCGGTTCCTTCCCCGCCCCGATCACCCGCCGACCTTCCCGGCCGCTCCGGTTCCAAACAGAAGAGATCGACCTCACGCAGAGGCCCGGAGACGCGGAGAAGAACTCATACCACGTTTCGGAGCATCGTTCTGGTTCCAAACAGAACAGCAACAGATTGGAATCACACAGAGAAACAGAGGAACAGAGAAACCGAAGTCCTCTGTTTCTCCGTTTCTCTGTGTGAGGCCTTTCAGGACCTATTCCCGAACGATGCTCTGCAAGGTGGTATCAGGCTTTCTCGGCGTCTCTGCGTCTCTGCGTGAGGTCTTCAGAGCTTTTTACCCGGTCGTCGGTGTCAGGCGCCGTCCGCCGCAACGCCGCGTCAGCGCTCGGCCGACCGGGCCCGGCCCCGGTAGCCGCGAGAGGTTGGCGGCGTGTACAGCCGGCGCTCGCCCGCCGCGCTGCCGGCGTGGTCGAGCGGTCGTGGGCGGGAGCCGGAGGACTCCGGCGGGAGCCGCGGGTGCAGAGCAGCGGCGCCGTGAAGCCCGTGCAGCACCGGCTCGAGAAGGATCGCTCGGACGTGGCCGCGCTCTTCCGGCGGCGTTCTGCGGCTCCATCGGCGGGCGGAGCCCGGCGGCGGTGCCGGAAAAACGCGCAGGGCGGGAGGAGGCCGCGAAGGCCTCCTCCCGCCCCGGAGCCGCCCGGGCGGGCGCCCCCGTCCGCCCCCCCGGAACTTCCCTCGGGGTGAGCAGGATCCCGCCCGGACCGGACCGCTCCGGCCCGGAGGGGTCTGGTCCGGAACGGGTGTCGACTTACTGCTGGATCATCCCGCCGCTCGCGGCCTGCACGAGCTGCTGGCCCGCCTTGTTGATCTGCTCTGCGCACCAGTCGATGGCGTCGCTGATGATGCCGTCGCCGCCGGACACGGCCTCGAGCTGGGTCTCGTCCAGCTCGTCGCCCGCCTGCGCCTCGATCTGCTCTTTCTCCGACATGGGAGCCTCCTGGGGTGGGGTGGCCGGACGGGACCGCCCAGCCGGGGGTGGCCGCACGGAGCGGCCGAACGGCCCGGTGGGAACGCACCGGCCGTGCCCGCCCGCCCGATCTCGCAAACCCATACGATGCAAACACTTGCGCCATGCTCCGGCGCGGCTCGCCGCGGCCCGGGTAGAGCGGAGGCTCTACATCCTGTCCGCGCGGCTCTACCCGGGAGCGCCGGCGGAGAGGGTTGCCGCGCCCTCCCGCCGATGCGGAACGTTCCGCGCCTCGCGGATCGAGGCGCCCCCGGGCGCCCCCGCGCAATGGAGCGCCGGCTCTACCGGATGGAGCCGGGGCTCCACCCGGGGGGAGGCCCGTTGGCGCCACCATCCCGCAACCCGCATCGGAAAAAGGAGTTGTGGCGTCCTCCCGGCGCGGTATCCGGGTTGCCTCTCCCCCGGGCCGGATCGCAGCGCGGCGCCCCCGGGCGGCCGCATCCCCCTTTCCCGATTGGAGCCCCCCATGTTCGAGATCGAGACCCAGGAGTTCGTCGCCCGCGGCGAGGAGCCGGAGCTGAGCGACGAGGCGCTGGAGGAAGTGGCCGGCGGCGGCCTGTGCAGCATCGACGGCTGCCAGACCGTCGACTTCTGCGACACCCTGGGCACTCCTCCGACCTTCCCGACCGACGGCGGCTTCTGAGCCGCCCCGCGCGGGCCGGAGCGCGCCGGGCGCCACCCTGCCCGGCGCCGCCCGCCCCGTCCGGCGGCGGCGCCGCACCGCCCCACCGACGCGACCGATGATCTCGCTGGCCGACACCTTGGACACGCTCTCGGCCCACTTCCCCGCCGCGCTGCTGCCGCCGGAGGAGTACGCGGCCGCGCGCGCGGCGGCCGCCGCGCTCCCGGCCGCGCTCACCCGCTGGACCTACCTGGAGTGCCGCCTCGGCGGCCGCCCCGCCCCCGTCGACGTGATCGTCGAGGTCGACGCCGCGGGGCGCGAGATCATCACCGGCGCCAACCCCGCGCTGGCGCTCCCCCCCGGCCTGGCCGCCGCCCCCGCGTGGGAGCGGGTGGCCGGGCTCTGCCGCCGCTGGGCCGACCCCGCCGACCCGCTGCACCCCTGGGTCGACTCGCTCTGGCTGGAGTTCGACGTGGACCCGCGCGCCGGGGGGGCGCCGCCGCTGCCCGGCGTGTTCGTGGCCTTCACCCCCGCCGCCTTCGGCACCGGCACGGCCGGCGAGCGGAGCGCGCGCACCGAGGCCGCGCTGGAGGCGCTCCTCGGAGGAGCGCTCGACCCCGCCCGGCGCGCCGCGCTCCGGCGCGTCTACCGCTGCCTCCCCGGGGGCGCCACCGTCCTCTACGCCGGCTGCCTCCTGCCGCGCGGCACCCGCGCGCTCAGGGTGTGCCCGGTGGAGGTGAGCGCGCGCGACCTCCCGGCCTTCCTGCGCGCCGCCGGCTGGCCGGGGCCGTACGCCCCCCTCGAGGCCGCGCTGGCACAGCTGAGCGCCGTGCGCGAGGGCGCCCCCGCGCGCGACGCCGCGCTGGTGCACCTGGACCTGGACGCCGGCGGCGTCCTCGGCCGGCTGGGGCTGGAGTACGTCTTCGGCCGGCGCACGCAGGTGCGCGGGGAGATCTGCGAGGCCGCGTTCCTGGACCACCTGGTGGGCGCCGGCCTGTGCACGGCGCAGGAGCGCGACGCCATGGCCGCCTTCCCCGGCGCGGCGCGCGAGCAGCTCCCGCACGAGCTGTGGAAGAGCCTGGTGGTGCGGCGCGTCAACCACGTGAAGCTGGTGTTCGACGCCGGCCGCGTGGAAGCCAAGGCCTACCTCTGCCTGCACAACCGCTTCCTCCCCCGCCGCCCGGCCCCCTCCCCCGCCGCCGCGCCCGAGCTCGCCGCGGTCTGATCCCCTCTGGCGGAGGATCGTCCGGAATCGAGATCCACCACCGAATGCCTCGCACGGATCGACCGGGTCAGCGGAGAACCGCGGGGTTCTCCGTCGACTGCGTCGATTCTGCGTGAGGCCTTGCCGCTTCCGGCGCAGATGGCCCCGGCATGGCGCCGACACCCCTGTCGGCC belongs to Longimicrobium sp. and includes:
- a CDS encoding type 2 lanthipeptide synthetase LanM family protein, with amino-acid sequence MPSTSPTRARRSRRPLSRAELVRIVERAATFGERLGGAFAPDADADPAVARARLERWRQLVARGDAERFARRLAWDGLDEAAALRGVGEVRLARGARLPAWAAVVGEASAAAPALTPAALAAEPLLEVEPRLPFGELALPFVLAGRRRLAAAAGVHHALLEARAHLQFERALLRALADYAERALHAARAAWRGGRGEADGAPEAFVAAALAGGLREVFGRYPVLARLLAERTLAWVEAAAELLARLTADRGALAAAFGGGGDPGPVADARAGLSDPHAGGRTVAILRFACGTTAVYKPRPLAAERAFAALVDWLNAAGGEPALRPLRVLDRGGYGWTEYVAHADCADPAAVERHRVRAGKLLCLMYLLSGQDLHHENLIAVGEHPVLIDLEVLLRAATRDEGVGEPVQARFWDGMQHSVMAAGLLPQLHGRPDGSTFAGGGFVASDLDPGRANVATLAGAPAPGDPAAPVERGFRDMFRTLQKRRAELLAPGGPLEAFRANRVRVILRSTSVYGSLLQRTLTPRFLECGVERSVEIDVLVRPALRRPERPRLWPAFRDEAAALHGMDVPSFHMGVGATALPTAAGEVPDFAEEPGLARAAARLAALDAAERERQAHCVRVAFTGHRLRREWAERARAAGAAPSAPAAEALGAAREVARWLESLAVRGAGGPAWLALHDGAAELVGPGLAHGRAGIGLFLAALAAVGGEARHRRLALETLAPLAAAAGDPRALARLRAKLGLGAAAGIGGVAYGLLRAGTLLDEPPLVEAARRAAAAVTRRAAAAAGEPDVFSGAAGALLALLAVHEATGDALALERAGDCARRLLAARAADPATGLRAWPRADGRLGTGFGHGAAGIAYALLRLHGHTAEPALAEAAAEAHAFEATLYREELGNWLDHAGQRGAAPAADLLCAWCHGAAGVGLGRAAAPGALAGPGARADLERALAAAARAKPGGPATLCCGGMGRAELLLSAGRALGRPELAERARELGREVAQGAARRGTFGHATLDSAFTPGLFQGASGIGYQLLRLHHPDRLPSVLLWE